One genomic region from Enterobacter pseudoroggenkampii encodes:
- a CDS encoding DUF1380 family protein, translated as MIGTAREIALEMFRHSDLDGEKYVFASWSRNDIRGLCIDWDLSDEEIDVVMERLEAELYPSGCVPLIYNIIEVMVEEKRKHRNVTIPAAALAVVMQLAGKEMERIAVCAEDGGGSAEETLKEENKVMLSLRAALDA; from the coding sequence ATGATTGGTACAGCAAGAGAAATTGCCCTTGAAATGTTCAGACATTCCGACCTCGATGGCGAGAAATATGTTTTCGCCAGCTGGAGCCGGAACGATATTCGCGGTCTTTGCATTGACTGGGATCTCAGTGATGAAGAGATAGACGTGGTGATGGAAAGACTGGAGGCAGAGCTGTATCCCTCCGGGTGTGTCCCTCTCATCTACAACATTATTGAGGTGATGGTGGAAGAAAAACGGAAACACCGTAATGTCACCATTCCGGCTGCGGCGCTTGCGGTGGTGATGCAGCTTGCAGGGAAGGAAATGGAGCGTATCGCCGTATGCGCCGAGGATGGCGGCGGATCGGCAGAAGAAACCCTGAAAGAAGAAAATAAGGTCATGTTGAGCCTGCGCGCGGCGCTCGATGCCTGA
- a CDS encoding antirestriction protein yields MNQTVTCDAVRLEGAQRLTFLPDLFGGDFMTSEASVYAYAQRYCPEYQGGFWQFYRLPEGGGYMAPDVESLTLCNPDNWFEQTVSGEVAGIVLTALVLNHRSWHHSNHDHEELCRHFCRRYEQLMAFADTHPESATIWRALD; encoded by the coding sequence ATGAACCAGACCGTGACCTGTGATGCTGTTCGTCTTGAGGGTGCGCAGCGCCTGACTTTCCTGCCTGATTTGTTTGGCGGCGATTTTATGACGTCCGAGGCATCCGTGTACGCCTATGCCCAGCGTTACTGCCCTGAGTATCAGGGGGGATTCTGGCAGTTTTACCGGCTGCCGGAAGGCGGCGGATATATGGCGCCTGACGTGGAGAGCCTGACCCTGTGCAATCCGGACAACTGGTTTGAGCAGACTGTCAGCGGAGAAGTGGCGGGGATCGTCCTCACGGCGCTGGTACTGAATCACCGGAGCTGGCACCACAGCAACCATGACCATGAGGAGCTGTGCCGCCACTTCTGTCGCCGTTATGAGCAGCTTATGGCATTTGCTGATACCCATCCGGAAAGCGCCACGATCTGGCGTGCTCTTGACTGA
- a CDS encoding DUF1380 family protein, protein MYGTREELCEDLENMFTPDKLLVLLVWTEEGISVACREAQPEPDGAEIRNVMKALGEMKMTQYRQQGVNNLTISDLLTRQREAANRQVSVPAVLLSRVLRNYECELENRIGMAWEAGRQEPESVRDELNNVRALQETLAA, encoded by the coding sequence ATGTACGGAACCCGCGAAGAACTTTGTGAAGATCTTGAAAACATGTTCACGCCTGACAAACTCCTGGTCCTGCTGGTCTGGACGGAAGAGGGGATTAGCGTGGCCTGCCGTGAAGCCCAGCCAGAACCGGACGGGGCTGAAATCCGGAATGTGATGAAGGCGCTCGGCGAAATGAAAATGACGCAATACCGTCAGCAGGGGGTAAATAATCTGACCATTAGCGACCTTCTGACCCGTCAGCGCGAAGCGGCAAACCGTCAGGTGAGCGTTCCGGCGGTACTCCTCTCCCGCGTCCTGCGTAACTATGAATGCGAGCTGGAAAACCGGATCGGTATGGCCTGGGAAGCCGGGCGGCAGGAGCCTGAATCTGTCAGGGATGAGCTGAATAACGTTCGCGCCCTACAGGAGACGCTGGCCGCCTGA
- a CDS encoding DNA methylase — protein sequence MSRFILGDCVQVMSRFPARAVDFILTDPPYLVGYKDRTGRTLAGDNSAEWLQPACHEMYRVLKNDSLMVSFYAWNRADLFLNAWKAAGFRVVGHIVFAKSYASKSTFVGYTHESAYLLAKGRPQTPDRPIPDVIPWKYTGNRHHPTEKPVQSLRPLIESFTRPGAIVLDPFAGSGSTCVAAAEASRRYIGIEMLEQYHAAGVRRLAQVERARRMPAANDGAFYPDYPEAA from the coding sequence ATGTCCCGTTTTATTCTGGGTGACTGCGTGCAGGTGATGTCCCGTTTTCCGGCGCGTGCCGTTGATTTTATTCTTACCGATCCGCCGTATCTGGTTGGCTATAAAGACCGTACCGGCCGCACCCTGGCCGGGGACAACTCTGCCGAATGGCTCCAGCCCGCATGTCATGAAATGTACCGCGTGCTGAAAAACGACAGCCTTATGGTGAGCTTCTATGCCTGGAACCGCGCGGATCTGTTTCTGAATGCGTGGAAAGCGGCTGGCTTCCGGGTGGTTGGCCATATCGTCTTTGCCAAGAGCTACGCCTCAAAGTCGACATTCGTGGGTTACACACATGAAAGCGCCTACCTGCTGGCGAAGGGGAGGCCGCAAACCCCGGACCGTCCCATCCCGGACGTGATCCCCTGGAAATACACGGGCAACCGACACCATCCGACGGAGAAGCCGGTGCAGAGCCTGCGGCCACTGATTGAATCGTTCACGCGTCCGGGGGCCATTGTCCTTGACCCGTTCGCCGGCAGCGGCTCCACCTGCGTGGCCGCCGCCGAAGCCAGCCGCCGCTATATCGGGATCGAGATGCTTGAGCAGTACCACGCCGCCGGCGTCCGCCGTCTGGCACAGGTTGAACGGGCGAGAAGGATGCCGGCGGCCAATGACGGCGCGTTTTACCCTGACTATCCGGAGGCCGCATGA
- a CDS encoding plasmid partitioning/stability family protein: MPDGQYSFYLHSDDRTDIAAMATISTISQPLRGDFIRTAATAGAVMYQTDARLPALIPVFFDGHLSAIRLCAVMALVSGSWSSLSGLPDEPDGGVAALAMSPETEYQRRRYTLTLQDDRSSERVERVLTGVSSRLRGELLRNLIITGLALHTTAPELPRLLASMPVPPGTVSELQVLVQQMAGTAGACKAAVPEKPAEPAAPLTGDATRIKKNMRRAFGD; encoded by the coding sequence GTGCCGGACGGCCAGTATTCTTTCTATCTGCACAGCGACGATCGCACCGACATCGCGGCGATGGCGACCATCAGCACCATCTCACAGCCCCTGCGCGGTGACTTCATCCGGACCGCCGCCACCGCCGGGGCGGTGATGTACCAGACGGATGCCCGTTTACCGGCGCTGATCCCGGTATTCTTTGACGGGCATCTGAGCGCCATCCGGCTTTGTGCCGTGATGGCGCTGGTATCCGGCTCCTGGTCTTCACTCTCAGGACTTCCTGATGAGCCTGATGGTGGCGTGGCGGCTCTGGCCATGTCACCGGAGACGGAATACCAGCGCCGGCGTTACACCCTGACGCTTCAGGATGACCGGAGCAGTGAACGGGTTGAGCGTGTGCTGACGGGCGTGTCATCCCGCCTGCGTGGCGAGCTGCTGAGAAACCTGATTATCACCGGTCTGGCCCTGCATACGACCGCACCGGAGCTGCCGCGTCTGCTGGCCAGTATGCCGGTACCGCCCGGCACGGTCAGCGAGCTGCAGGTTCTGGTTCAGCAGATGGCCGGTACAGCTGGCGCGTGTAAGGCTGCAGTACCGGAGAAACCAGCAGAGCCTGCCGCACCGTTAACCGGTGACGCGACCAGGATAAAGAAAAATATGCGACGGGCATTCGGAGACTAA
- the parM gene encoding plasmid segregation protein ParM domain-containing protein, translated as MNIYCDDGSTNVKLAWFDGNELQTRVSANSFRHGWKVAEFSAATFNYQVGTLKYTWDSVSRDAIPTTNVEYQYGDLNLLAVHHALLNSGLEPQPVSLTVTLPLSEYYDGDCQRNEENIRRKRENLMRELVLNKGRAFTVTDVKVMPESLPAAFSRLAELKPGPAETTLIIDLGGTTLDAGVIVGQFDDISAVHGNPSVGVSQVTRAAAGALRAADSETSALIADTVIRNRNDRQYLQRVINDAGKIDDVLNKITEAITSLGARVTSELTAFRNVNRVFLVGGGASLIEEAIRQAWPLAPDRIEVIGDPQLALAREIALYNKED; from the coding sequence ATGAATATTTACTGCGATGATGGTTCAACTAATGTTAAGCTGGCATGGTTTGATGGAAACGAGCTGCAGACCCGGGTTTCTGCTAACTCCTTCCGGCATGGCTGGAAAGTGGCGGAGTTCAGTGCTGCAACGTTCAACTATCAGGTGGGCACGCTGAAATACACCTGGGACAGCGTCAGCCGGGATGCCATCCCGACAACAAACGTGGAGTATCAGTACGGTGATCTCAACCTGCTGGCCGTGCATCATGCGCTGCTGAACAGCGGGCTTGAGCCGCAGCCGGTGAGCCTGACCGTGACGCTGCCCCTGAGCGAGTATTATGACGGGGACTGCCAGCGGAACGAGGAGAACATCCGACGCAAACGGGAAAACCTGATGCGTGAGCTGGTTCTGAATAAGGGCAGGGCATTTACCGTAACGGACGTGAAGGTGATGCCGGAATCACTGCCGGCGGCGTTCTCCCGTCTCGCGGAGCTGAAACCCGGACCCGCTGAGACCACCCTGATTATCGATCTCGGCGGAACCACGCTCGATGCCGGTGTTATTGTCGGACAGTTTGATGATATCAGTGCAGTACACGGCAATCCATCTGTCGGCGTGTCACAGGTCACCCGCGCAGCTGCAGGCGCGCTGCGGGCTGCAGACAGCGAAACCAGCGCGCTTATTGCTGACACGGTCATCCGCAACCGCAATGATCGTCAGTATCTGCAGCGTGTGATCAACGATGCCGGAAAAATTGACGATGTGCTGAACAAAATTACAGAGGCAATCACTTCCCTGGGCGCACGTGTCACCAGTGAGCTGACGGCCTTCAGGAACGTTAACCGGGTATTCCTGGTCGGGGGAGGGGCATCCCTCATTGAAGAGGCTATCCGTCAGGCCTGGCCTCTGGCTCCTGACCGTATTGAGGTTATAGGCGATCCGCAACTGGCGCTGGCCAGAGAGATTGCCCTTTACAATAAAGAGGACTAA
- the umuD gene encoding translesion error-prone DNA polymerase V autoproteolytic subunit, producing the protein MKLQLFSTGKELPPQAHPLFADLACCGFPSPAADYVESDLDLHDYCIRHPSATYYLRASGDSMADGSLYNGDLLVVDSAEKPRHGDIVVASVQGEFTVKRLLLTPRLTLQPMNAAWSPIYPDPDDLDIFGVVTHIIHRPREMY; encoded by the coding sequence ATGAAACTGCAGCTGTTCAGCACCGGGAAAGAACTCCCGCCACAGGCCCATCCGTTGTTTGCAGACCTCGCCTGCTGCGGTTTTCCCAGCCCTGCAGCTGACTATGTCGAGTCCGACCTGGATCTCCATGATTACTGCATACGGCATCCGAGCGCGACTTACTACCTTCGTGCAAGCGGAGACAGCATGGCTGACGGCAGCCTGTACAATGGCGATCTGCTGGTTGTGGACAGTGCCGAGAAGCCCCGGCATGGCGATATTGTTGTGGCCAGCGTGCAGGGGGAATTTACGGTTAAACGGCTGCTGCTGACGCCACGACTGACGCTGCAGCCCATGAACGCGGCCTGGTCACCGATTTATCCCGATCCGGACGATCTGGATATCTTTGGCGTCGTCACGCACATCATTCACCGTCCCCGGGAGATGTACTGA
- a CDS encoding Y-family DNA polymerase produces the protein MFALADVNSFYASCERVFRPDLKGKPVVVLSNNDGCVIARSAEAKPWIKMGTPWFQMKNERYPEKIYAFSSNYELYASMSARVMSCLEELAPRVEQYSIDEMFLDLTGVEHCMDLEDFGRQLRQHVYDCTRLTIGVGAGPTKTLAKSAQWASKEWKQFRGVLALTRGNPQRTRKLLSLQPVEEIWGVGNRIARKLNVLGIKTALDLALTNPAFIRKNFSVVLERTVRELNGESCMSLEEAPPTKQQIVCSRSFGEKVTEYDSLRQAVCQYAERASEKLRKERQYCRHISVFIKTSPFAVKEPYYGNVATEKLLTPTQDTRDIIAAATTALERIWKDGHRYAKAGVMLNDFTGSGVSQLQLFDERPPRPHSAELMKVLDGINHSGLGQVWFAGRGIAPAWQMKRNMLSPAYTTRWKDIPVARIR, from the coding sequence ATGTTTGCCCTGGCCGATGTGAACAGTTTTTATGCCAGCTGCGAACGTGTTTTCCGCCCGGATTTGAAAGGAAAGCCGGTTGTGGTGCTCAGTAATAACGATGGCTGCGTAATCGCAAGAAGTGCCGAGGCAAAGCCCTGGATCAAAATGGGCACACCGTGGTTTCAGATGAAAAACGAAAGGTACCCGGAAAAAATATACGCGTTCTCAAGCAACTATGAACTTTATGCCTCGATGTCGGCGCGCGTGATGAGCTGCCTGGAGGAGCTGGCCCCCAGGGTGGAACAGTATTCGATTGACGAGATGTTCCTCGACCTGACCGGCGTTGAGCATTGTATGGACCTGGAGGACTTCGGCCGGCAGCTGCGCCAGCACGTGTATGACTGTACCCGTCTGACCATCGGCGTGGGCGCCGGACCAACGAAAACGCTGGCAAAATCAGCCCAGTGGGCCTCAAAGGAGTGGAAACAGTTTCGTGGCGTGCTCGCCCTGACCCGGGGGAATCCTCAGCGAACGCGGAAACTGCTTTCACTGCAGCCGGTCGAAGAGATTTGGGGCGTGGGAAACCGTATTGCACGCAAACTCAATGTACTGGGCATTAAGACCGCGCTCGATCTGGCCCTGACGAACCCGGCCTTCATCCGCAAAAATTTCTCCGTGGTCCTCGAGCGAACGGTGCGGGAACTGAACGGGGAAAGTTGCATGTCGCTTGAGGAAGCCCCGCCGACAAAGCAGCAGATAGTCTGCAGCCGCAGCTTTGGTGAGAAGGTCACTGAATACGATTCGCTGCGGCAGGCTGTCTGTCAGTACGCAGAGCGGGCCTCAGAAAAGCTGCGTAAAGAGCGCCAGTACTGCCGGCATATTTCCGTTTTCATCAAAACGTCTCCGTTCGCCGTTAAAGAGCCTTACTACGGCAACGTGGCCACGGAGAAACTGCTTACACCCACTCAGGACACCCGGGACATTATTGCGGCCGCCACAACGGCTCTGGAGCGTATCTGGAAGGACGGGCACCGGTATGCCAAAGCCGGTGTGATGCTGAATGACTTCACCGGCTCCGGCGTTTCGCAGCTGCAGCTGTTCGACGAACGTCCGCCACGTCCTCACAGCGCCGAGCTGATGAAGGTTCTCGATGGCATTAATCATTCCGGTCTGGGACAGGTCTGGTTTGCCGGACGAGGGATTGCGCCTGCATGGCAAATGAAACGCAATATGCTCTCCCCTGCGTACACCACCCGCTGGAAAGATATTCCCGTTGCGAGGATCAGATAA
- a CDS encoding ParB/RepB/Spo0J family plasmid partition protein: protein MKRAPVIPKHTVKDIRPETEQSAPAAPMVDSLIARVGAMARGNTILLPVCGREVKFVLEAIPGESVETVSRVWSGNERDQELLTEDALDDLIPSFLLSGQQTPAFGRRVEGVIEIADGSRRRKAAIMTSSDYRVLVGDLDDEQMMSLSRLGNDYRPVSAYERGKRYAQRLENDFNGNISALAEAENISRKIITRCINTAHLPKSVVALFTHPGELSARSGEALYKAFSGKEALLLQRTQQLHEQKKAGVIFESEEVIGLLTDVLKEPSGKKVNLNTRHQFVPGATALYKGDKVIFNLDKSRLPAECIEKIENILRDLQKV from the coding sequence ATGAAACGTGCACCAGTCATTCCAAAACATACCGTAAAAGATATCCGCCCCGAAACTGAACAGTCGGCACCCGCTGCACCGATGGTTGATTCATTAATTGCACGGGTGGGAGCCATGGCCCGCGGGAATACCATTCTGCTTCCGGTTTGTGGTCGGGAAGTGAAATTTGTTCTTGAAGCCATCCCGGGCGAGAGTGTTGAAACGGTATCAAGAGTCTGGTCAGGTAATGAACGTGACCAGGAACTACTGACCGAAGACGCGCTTGATGATCTGATCCCCTCTTTTCTCCTGAGTGGTCAGCAGACGCCTGCGTTCGGACGACGGGTAGAAGGTGTAATTGAGATTGCAGATGGCAGTCGTCGCCGTAAAGCCGCCATAATGACATCATCGGATTATCGCGTTCTCGTGGGCGATCTCGATGACGAACAGATGATGTCGTTATCTAGGTTGGGTAATGATTACCGCCCAGTCAGTGCTTATGAACGGGGTAAGCGCTATGCACAGCGGTTGGAAAATGATTTTAACGGCAATATCTCTGCTTTGGCTGAAGCTGAGAATATTTCCCGTAAAATCATCACGCGTTGCATCAACACAGCCCATTTGCCAAAATCAGTGGTTGCCCTGTTTACTCATCCTGGTGAACTTTCCGCCCGCTCAGGGGAGGCGCTGTACAAAGCATTTTCGGGAAAAGAAGCTTTATTGTTGCAACGGACACAACAGCTTCATGAGCAAAAGAAAGCGGGAGTTATCTTTGAATCCGAGGAAGTTATTGGTTTACTGACGGATGTTCTGAAAGAGCCATCAGGTAAAAAAGTTAATCTTAATACCCGTCATCAATTTGTACCTGGTGCGACAGCCCTATACAAAGGCGATAAGGTGATTTTTAATCTCGATAAATCTCGTTTGCCTGCCGAGTGTATCGAGAAGATAGAAAACATACTGCGCGACCTACAAAAAGTTTAG